The Mycoplasmopsis gallinacea genome includes a window with the following:
- a CDS encoding heat-inducible transcriptional repressor HrcA produces MKISNASAKKMYTQIDDQLRLTEEYENILKRTVEIFIEEGEAVSSSLILKKSKGLINSSSAKIRYQMSDLELEDYLEKSHSSAGRKPTIKGIDYYSKFLLDSDKNKWIKKIEEEIKQKFAQKKGEIEQTVDKAAEVISEITGITLVTTNVNINEEETMKGLELIPLSESAATIVMVVSSGKVHSKILNFNSSEISISDLKIAVNIFKERLIDTKICDLITKTDLLREPLSQAVQNYQNVLESFVNQVFKGIIQENTQNKIYGKNNIILNRDINRQELVKLIDLIENYSVWEDINAKHKTNETTKINVNDSTALISKKIDSQKYHIAEISAVGTNTKNLPKMKVAIALLEDFLNTSEDKNK; encoded by the coding sequence ATGAAAATAAGTAATGCAAGTGCTAAAAAAATGTACACCCAAATTGATGATCAACTAAGGCTTACTGAAGAATATGAAAACATCCTTAAAAGAACAGTGGAGATTTTCATTGAAGAAGGTGAAGCTGTAAGTAGCTCATTAATACTTAAAAAAAGTAAAGGTTTAATTAATTCTTCTAGTGCTAAAATTCGCTACCAAATGAGTGATTTAGAACTTGAAGATTACTTAGAAAAAAGCCACTCTTCAGCTGGTAGAAAACCAACAATTAAAGGGATTGATTATTATTCTAAGTTTCTTCTTGATTCAGATAAAAACAAATGAATTAAAAAAATAGAAGAAGAAATTAAGCAAAAGTTTGCTCAAAAAAAGGGAGAAATTGAGCAAACTGTTGATAAAGCAGCTGAGGTTATTTCGGAAATAACTGGAATTACCCTTGTTACTACTAATGTTAACATTAATGAAGAAGAAACAATGAAAGGGCTTGAATTAATTCCGCTTTCAGAATCAGCAGCTACTATTGTAATGGTGGTTTCAAGTGGAAAAGTGCATTCAAAGATCTTAAATTTCAATTCTAGTGAAATTTCAATTTCAGATTTAAAAATAGCGGTAAATATCTTTAAAGAGCGTTTAATAGATACTAAAATTTGTGATTTAATTACTAAAACTGACTTGCTTAGAGAACCGCTTTCGCAAGCTGTCCAAAATTATCAAAATGTTTTAGAATCATTTGTTAACCAAGTTTTTAAAGGAATTATCCAAGAAAATACTCAAAATAAAATATATGGAAAAAACAACATCATTTTAAATCGTGATATTAACCGCCAGGAATTAGTTAAATTGATTGATTTAATTGAGAATTATTCTGTTTGAGAAGATATTAATGCAAAACATAAAACTAATGAAACTACTAAAATTAATGTTAATGATTCAACAGCACTTATTTCTAAGAAAATTGATTCACAAAAATATCACATTGCTGAAATTTCAGCAGTAGGTACTAATACTAAAAACTTACCTAAAATGAAAGTAGCAATTGCATTGCTTGAAGATTTTTTAAATACTAGTGAAGATAAAAATAAATAA
- the grpE gene encoding nucleotide exchange factor GrpE — MFNRNNKEHLKIGDKLSGYFEMLANGEVISKYSGEKQIELGKDEYLPKFDKLLVNRKIYKNMEVKFTFPKNYEDELVAGKSVLITIIDLKVSHKKHFEMKINEKDEKVAELEKELAKVQSQLVIKEKELMLQAEAFKRKAEEFQSLAKAQLDQEIEKRVAKYEAEKKEAKKYALSSFVEDLMEPFNNFVLAAKSGENSDDITLRNYCIGFDIVKRQFENVFANNDVTVIYPEVGQSFNAHEQEAIDVVENSNLANEEIVKVVRFGVKVGDRVVKPATVIINKNLAN; from the coding sequence ATGTTTAATAGAAACAATAAAGAACACTTAAAAATCGGAGATAAACTTAGTGGTTATTTTGAAATGCTTGCAAATGGCGAAGTTATTTCAAAATACAGCGGTGAAAAGCAAATTGAACTTGGTAAAGATGAATATTTACCAAAATTTGACAAGTTATTAGTAAATCGTAAGATATATAAAAATATGGAAGTAAAATTTACTTTTCCAAAAAATTATGAAGATGAACTTGTAGCTGGTAAAAGTGTTCTTATCACAATTATTGACTTAAAAGTGTCTCACAAAAAGCACTTTGAAATGAAAATTAATGAAAAAGATGAAAAGGTTGCTGAACTTGAAAAAGAACTTGCCAAAGTTCAAAGTCAATTAGTGATTAAAGAAAAAGAACTTATGCTTCAAGCAGAAGCATTCAAAAGAAAAGCTGAAGAATTTCAATCACTTGCTAAAGCACAGCTTGATCAAGAAATTGAAAAAAGAGTCGCTAAATATGAAGCCGAAAAAAAAGAAGCAAAAAAATACGCTTTATCTTCTTTTGTTGAAGATTTAATGGAACCATTTAACAATTTTGTACTTGCTGCTAAATCTGGTGAAAATAGCGATGATATCACTCTTAGAAACTATTGCATTGGATTTGACATTGTAAAGCGTCAATTTGAAAACGTATTTGCTAATAATGACGTTACAGTGATTTATCCTGAAGTTGGTCAAAGTTTTAATGCACATGAACAAGAGGCTATTGATGTAGTAGAAAATAGTAACTTAGCAAATGAAGAAATTGTTAAGGTAGTTCGCTTTGGTGTTAAAGTTGGTGATAGAGTGGTAAAACCAGCTACCGTAATTATTAATAAAAATTTAGCAAATTAA
- the secG gene encoding preprotein translocase subunit SecG: MEALTIVLVIMSFIMIFVSFLMSPDSNGFSGALVGSGDLELFKQSKERGSKKVLKWSMFTLGLLLLIGAVLLRFLMK, from the coding sequence ATGGAAGCGTTAACAATTGTTTTAGTAATAATGAGTTTTATTATGATTTTTGTTTCCTTTTTAATGTCGCCAGATTCAAATGGTTTTTCAGGTGCTTTAGTAGGTAGCGGAGATTTAGAATTATTTAAACAATCAAAGGAAAGAGGTAGTAAAAAAGTTTTAAAATGATCAATGTTTACCCTTGGGTTGCTTTTACTCATTGGTGCCGTTCTTTTAAGATTTTTAATGAAATAA
- the dnaK gene encoding molecular chaperone DnaK — protein sequence MAKEIILGIDLGTTNSVVSVVEDKNPVVLENPNGKRTTPSVVSFKNGEIVVGEVAKRQVETNPNTIVSIKRLMGTNQTVKANGKEYKPEEISAMILSYMKEYAEKKLGQKVSKAVITVPAYFDNAQREATKIAGKIAGLDVLRIINEPTAAALAFGLDKTEKSMKVLVYDLGGGTFDVSVLELEDGTFEVLSTSGDNHLGGDDWDNEIVKWMIKEIKEKYNFDASNDKMAMARLKETAEKAKIDLSSQSVASINLPFLAVTADGPVNVELELKRSEFESMTAYLLDRTRKPIEDALKEANITANDLHEVLLVGGSTRMPAVQEMVKRTLGKEPNRSINPDEVVSIGAAIQGAVLAGDIDDILLLDVTPLTLGIETLGGVATPLIPRNTTIPVTKSQVFSTAADNQTEVTISVVQGERQMAADNKRLGNFNLSGIEPAPRGIPQIEVSFSIDVNGITTVTAKDLKTNKEQKITIENSSKLSEEEINKMIKEAEANKEADRKRKEEVETIVRAESLVDQIEKANREQGDKLDAKAKEESEKLVNELKDLIAKKDIEALNVKLEQVENIMKNFANYAAQQQHGSSNSNTEEDVAEVVDEK from the coding sequence ATGGCTAAAGAAATTATTTTAGGAATTGACCTTGGAACAACAAACTCTGTTGTTTCTGTTGTAGAAGACAAAAACCCTGTTGTTTTAGAAAACCCAAATGGAAAAAGAACAACACCTTCTGTAGTAAGTTTTAAAAATGGTGAAATTGTAGTTGGAGAAGTTGCTAAAAGACAAGTTGAAACAAACCCAAATACAATCGTTTCAATTAAAAGATTAATGGGAACAAACCAAACTGTAAAAGCTAACGGAAAAGAATACAAACCAGAAGAAATTTCAGCAATGATTTTATCTTACATGAAAGAATATGCTGAGAAAAAACTTGGGCAAAAAGTATCAAAAGCTGTTATTACAGTGCCTGCTTACTTTGATAATGCTCAACGTGAAGCTACAAAAATCGCTGGTAAAATCGCTGGTTTAGATGTTTTACGTATTATTAACGAACCTACAGCTGCTGCTCTTGCTTTCGGACTTGATAAAACAGAAAAATCAATGAAAGTGTTAGTGTATGACCTTGGGGGAGGAACATTTGACGTTTCTGTGTTAGAACTTGAAGATGGAACATTTGAAGTTCTTTCAACAAGTGGTGATAACCACCTTGGGGGAGATGATTGAGATAACGAAATTGTAAAATGAATGATTAAAGAAATTAAAGAAAAATACAATTTCGATGCTTCAAATGATAAAATGGCTATGGCTCGTTTAAAAGAAACAGCTGAAAAGGCTAAAATCGACCTTTCAAGTCAATCAGTTGCTTCAATTAATTTACCTTTCCTTGCTGTAACAGCAGATGGACCAGTTAACGTTGAACTTGAATTAAAACGTAGTGAATTTGAATCAATGACAGCTTACTTACTTGATAGAACAAGAAAACCTATTGAAGATGCTCTTAAAGAAGCTAACATTACAGCAAATGATCTTCATGAAGTATTACTTGTTGGTGGAAGTACAAGAATGCCAGCTGTTCAAGAAATGGTAAAAAGAACATTAGGAAAAGAACCTAACCGTTCAATTAACCCTGATGAAGTTGTTTCAATTGGTGCTGCAATTCAAGGTGCTGTGCTTGCAGGTGATATTGATGATATCTTACTTTTAGATGTTACACCTTTAACACTTGGAATTGAAACTCTTGGAGGAGTTGCAACACCTCTTATCCCTAGAAACACAACAATTCCTGTAACAAAAAGTCAAGTATTCTCAACAGCTGCTGATAACCAAACTGAAGTAACAATTAGCGTTGTTCAAGGTGAAAGACAAATGGCTGCTGATAACAAAAGACTTGGTAACTTCAACCTTTCAGGAATTGAACCAGCTCCTAGAGGAATTCCTCAAATTGAAGTTAGTTTCTCAATTGATGTTAATGGAATTACAACTGTAACTGCTAAAGACTTAAAAACAAATAAAGAACAAAAAATTACAATTGAAAATTCTTCAAAACTTTCAGAAGAAGAAATTAACAAAATGATTAAAGAAGCTGAAGCTAACAAAGAAGCTGATAGAAAAAGAAAAGAAGAAGTTGAAACAATCGTTAGAGCTGAATCTCTTGTTGATCAAATTGAAAAAGCAAACCGTGAACAAGGTGATAAATTAGATGCTAAAGCTAAAGAAGAATCAGAAAAATTAGTAAATGAACTTAAAGATTTAATTGCTAAAAAAGATATCGAAGCTTTAAATGTAAAACTTGAACAAGTTGAAAACATCATGAAAAACTTTGCTAACTATGCTGCTCAACAACAACATGGATCATCAAATTCAAATACCGAAGAAGATGTAGCTGAAGTTGTAGATGAAAAATAA
- the pfkA gene encoding 6-phosphofructokinase: MRKIAILTSGGDAPGMNPALRAIAKSAKANGLEPYVVFEGYKGLYNDQIKKADELDLDYFLSQGGTCIYSARFPEFKNPEVRAKAIENLNKHGIEALVVIGGDGSYMGAQLLHEAGVKTIGLPGTIDNDIKSSDYTIGYDTALNTVVEAIDRIRDTARSHQRIMVVEIMGNNCGDLALFSGLATGAEIISTSEAKLSEEEIINTAYDLSKQPGRRSVIVAVSEKLYDIKKLAERIQEKTGWETRSNPLNHIQRGGRPTAQERIWASLMGMKAVEKLLNGESGLAIGISKGDVVAIPILEALKMESDAKEKVIKKAEKFNTLNRF, from the coding sequence ATGCGTAAAATTGCTATTTTAACATCTGGTGGTGATGCACCAGGGATGAACCCAGCTCTTAGAGCAATTGCTAAAAGCGCTAAAGCAAATGGGTTAGAACCATATGTAGTTTTTGAAGGGTACAAAGGTTTATACAATGACCAAATTAAAAAAGCTGATGAGCTTGATCTTGACTACTTTTTATCTCAAGGTGGAACATGCATTTATTCAGCTCGTTTCCCTGAATTTAAAAACCCAGAAGTGCGCGCTAAAGCTATTGAAAACTTAAATAAACATGGAATTGAAGCACTTGTAGTTATTGGTGGAGATGGAAGCTACATGGGTGCTCAATTACTTCATGAAGCTGGAGTTAAAACAATTGGACTTCCAGGAACAATTGACAATGATATTAAATCAAGTGATTACACAATTGGATACGATACAGCTTTAAATACAGTTGTTGAAGCTATTGATAGAATTAGAGATACAGCAAGAAGCCATCAAAGAATTATGGTAGTTGAAATTATGGGTAATAACTGTGGTGATTTAGCGCTTTTTTCAGGACTTGCAACAGGAGCTGAGATTATTTCAACAAGTGAAGCTAAATTAAGCGAAGAAGAAATTATTAATACAGCATATGATCTTAGCAAGCAACCAGGAAGAAGAAGTGTAATTGTTGCTGTTTCAGAGAAGCTTTATGATATTAAAAAACTTGCTGAAAGAATCCAAGAAAAAACAGGTTGAGAAACTCGTTCAAACCCACTTAACCACATCCAAAGAGGTGGTCGCCCAACTGCTCAAGAAAGAATTTGAGCTTCATTAATGGGTATGAAAGCTGTTGAAAAACTTCTTAATGGAGAATCAGGACTTGCAATTGGAATTTCAAAAGGTGATGTAGTAGCTATTCCAATTTTAGAAGCTTTAAAAATGGAATCAGATGCTAAAGAAAAAGTTATCAAAAAAGCTGAAAAATTCAATACTTTAAATAGATTTTAA